A single region of the Microcella sp. genome encodes:
- the lpdA gene encoding dihydrolipoyl dehydrogenase, with protein sequence MSDHSFDLVILGAGSGGYAAALRASQLGMSVGLIEKSKVGGTCLHVGCIPTKALLHAAEVADAARDAAQFGVKATLEGVDVPAVIQYREGIIASKYKGLQGLIKARGITTIEGEGRLTSPTTVQVGDSTITGKNVVLATGSYSRTLPGLEIGGRVMTSEGALQLDFVPKKVAVLGGGVIGVEFSSVWRSWGADVHIIEALPHLVPLEEESISKQFERAYRKRGIEFTLGVRFQSVTQNDQGVVVTLENGATIEADILLVAVGRGPATAGLGFEEVGVAMDRGFVLTNERLETSIPGLYAVGDIVPGLQLAHRGFQQGIFVAEEIAGLNPVVIADVNIPKVTYSEPEVASVGLTEAKAKEQYGDAAITSYDYNLAGNGKSHILETAGSIKVVRVVDGPVVGVHMIGARVGELIGEAQLAVNWDAHPEDVAPLLHAHPTQNEALGEAFLALAGKPLHAM encoded by the coding sequence GTGTCTGATCACTCTTTTGACCTCGTCATTCTCGGTGCCGGAAGCGGTGGGTATGCCGCAGCGCTGCGCGCCAGCCAGCTCGGCATGAGCGTCGGACTCATCGAGAAGTCGAAGGTCGGCGGAACCTGCCTGCACGTCGGCTGCATTCCGACCAAGGCGCTGCTGCACGCGGCAGAGGTGGCCGATGCGGCCCGCGACGCCGCCCAGTTCGGAGTCAAGGCCACGCTCGAGGGCGTCGATGTTCCCGCCGTCATCCAGTACCGCGAAGGCATCATCGCCAGCAAGTACAAGGGCCTGCAAGGGCTCATCAAGGCTCGAGGCATCACGACGATCGAGGGCGAAGGCCGCCTCACCTCGCCGACGACCGTGCAGGTGGGAGACAGCACGATCACCGGCAAGAACGTCGTGCTCGCGACGGGCTCGTACTCGCGCACCCTTCCGGGGCTCGAGATCGGCGGTCGCGTCATGACCTCCGAGGGCGCACTGCAGCTCGACTTCGTGCCGAAGAAGGTCGCCGTGCTCGGCGGCGGCGTCATCGGCGTCGAGTTCTCGAGCGTCTGGCGCTCGTGGGGTGCAGACGTGCACATCATCGAAGCACTCCCCCACCTCGTGCCGCTCGAAGAAGAGTCGATCTCGAAGCAGTTCGAGCGCGCCTACCGCAAGCGCGGCATCGAGTTCACCCTCGGCGTGCGCTTCCAGAGCGTCACGCAGAATGACCAGGGCGTCGTCGTGACCCTCGAGAACGGCGCCACGATCGAGGCAGACATTCTGCTCGTCGCCGTGGGTCGGGGCCCCGCCACCGCAGGGCTCGGCTTCGAAGAGGTCGGCGTGGCCATGGATCGCGGATTCGTGCTCACCAACGAGCGGCTCGAGACGAGCATCCCGGGCCTGTACGCCGTCGGCGACATCGTTCCGGGCCTGCAGCTCGCGCACCGCGGCTTTCAGCAGGGAATCTTCGTCGCCGAAGAGATCGCGGGGCTCAACCCGGTCGTCATCGCCGACGTCAACATTCCGAAGGTCACCTACAGCGAGCCCGAGGTCGCCTCGGTCGGCCTGACCGAGGCCAAGGCGAAAGAGCAGTACGGCGACGCCGCGATCACCTCGTACGACTACAACCTCGCGGGCAACGGCAAGAGCCACATTCTCGAGACGGCCGGCTCGATCAAGGTCGTGCGCGTCGTCGATGGCCCCGTGGTCGGCGTGCACATGATCGGTGCTCGCGTGGGCGAACTGATCGGCGAAGCGCAGCTTGCCGTGAACTGGGATGCCCACCCCGAAGACGTCGCGCCACTGCTGCACGCCCACCCGACCCAGAACGAAGCCCTCGGCGAGGCGTTTCTCGCACTCGCGGGCAAGCCCTTGCACGCGATGTGA
- a CDS encoding leucyl aminopeptidase yields MPVASLAATLESPWNLDVDALIVGIAPGEVGAVIVGADAGPLAAITEQLSALGLTGATDETARIPSPEGVAARSILLVGVGRAPLNPEGLRSVAGTAARAAGGASRVAIALPTTSATEVQAVLEGAALGAYRFGPAREGDAVSDPPAGIATIELCTQVDDAAAAAEVAAITAEAVCLVRDLVTTPPNQLYPETFVERAVRAAEGLPLDVEVWGTDELEAGGFGGILGVGQGSARPPRLMALRYRPSETAPHLALVGKGITFDSGGLSLKPAAAMVGMKYDMTGAATVLAATIAAARLGVDARVTGWLCLAENMPSGSALRPNDVISTRSGTTVEVLNTDAEGRLVLADGLAAASEEQPDAIIDVATLTGAARVALGERYAGLMGDDELVAEVRAAAGESGELVWPMPLPAELRALLKTDVADIANAKPGNTAAGMLLAAVFLREFVGRRGDGDDAPRIPWAHLDIAGPANNATAPFGYTPKGSSGVITRTLIRVAERFATK; encoded by the coding sequence ATGCCCGTTGCCTCTCTTGCCGCCACTCTCGAATCGCCCTGGAATCTCGACGTCGACGCTCTCATAGTCGGCATCGCACCGGGTGAGGTCGGTGCTGTGATCGTGGGGGCGGATGCGGGGCCGCTCGCCGCGATCACCGAGCAGTTGAGCGCACTGGGGTTGACGGGCGCGACAGACGAGACGGCGCGCATCCCCTCGCCCGAGGGTGTCGCTGCCCGCAGCATCCTGCTGGTCGGAGTGGGGCGCGCGCCCCTCAACCCCGAAGGTCTGCGCTCGGTCGCCGGCACGGCCGCGCGCGCCGCGGGCGGTGCCTCACGGGTCGCAATCGCACTGCCGACGACCTCAGCGACTGAAGTACAGGCCGTGCTCGAGGGTGCTGCCCTGGGGGCATACCGCTTCGGGCCGGCGCGCGAGGGCGACGCTGTCAGCGACCCGCCAGCCGGCATCGCCACCATCGAGCTCTGCACCCAGGTCGACGACGCCGCGGCAGCCGCCGAGGTGGCCGCCATCACAGCAGAGGCCGTGTGCCTCGTGCGCGACCTGGTCACGACTCCCCCGAATCAGCTCTACCCCGAGACCTTCGTCGAGCGCGCCGTTCGCGCGGCCGAAGGCCTGCCCCTCGACGTCGAGGTGTGGGGCACCGACGAGCTCGAGGCCGGCGGCTTCGGGGGCATTCTCGGCGTCGGTCAAGGGTCGGCCCGCCCGCCCCGCTTGATGGCGCTGCGCTATCGGCCGAGCGAGACCGCCCCGCACCTCGCCCTGGTCGGCAAGGGCATCACCTTCGACTCGGGCGGGCTCTCGCTCAAGCCCGCAGCGGCGATGGTCGGCATGAAGTACGACATGACGGGTGCCGCGACGGTGCTCGCCGCCACGATCGCGGCCGCACGCCTGGGCGTCGACGCGCGCGTGACGGGCTGGCTGTGCCTCGCCGAGAACATGCCCTCGGGTTCTGCCCTGCGCCCCAACGACGTCATCTCGACGCGTAGCGGCACGACCGTCGAAGTGCTCAACACCGACGCCGAAGGCCGACTGGTGCTGGCCGACGGCCTCGCCGCCGCGAGCGAAGAGCAGCCTGACGCCATCATCGATGTCGCAACCCTCACCGGCGCGGCGCGCGTGGCGCTCGGCGAGCGCTACGCCGGCCTCATGGGCGACGACGAGCTCGTCGCCGAGGTGCGTGCCGCCGCTGGCGAGAGCGGTGAGCTCGTGTGGCCCATGCCCCTGCCTGCCGAGCTTCGCGCGCTGCTGAAGACCGATGTCGCCGACATCGCAAACGCCAAGCCGGGCAACACTGCGGCGGGCATGCTGCTGGCGGCAGTCTTTCTGCGTGAGTTCGTGGGGCGTCGGGGTGACGGCGATGATGCGCCGCGCATCCCGTGGGCGCACCTCGACATCGCCGGGCCTGCCAACAACGCGACAGCCCCGTTCGGCTACACGCCCAAAGGTTCGTCAGGGGTCATCACGCGAACGCTCATCCGAGTCGCTGAGCGCTTCGCGACCAAGTAG
- a CDS encoding proteasome assembly chaperone family protein translates to MRNPTELYTVVLTEADVPAGLPLVIGLTGFVDSGGAVGQVSQYLIDELEHRDVVVFDNDELLDYRARRPILVFDETRITEFRRPALTVRLAHDEIGAPFLLLTGYEPDFQWERFVAALLEIIERYAVASTTWVHAIPMPVPHTRGIGVTVSGNRDELIESLSVWRPRTQVPGNVLHLLEHRLTQAGHPTAGFVLLVPHYLADTEFPSAAVTALESITAATGMLFPTDRLRAEGREFLARIEDQVEGNTELARLVGTLEERHDSYMEDNPLRSPLTDEDGELPSADAIAAELEKFLAHRQSSDDEPR, encoded by the coding sequence ATGCGGAATCCCACAGAGCTCTACACCGTGGTGCTCACGGAGGCCGACGTTCCGGCGGGGCTGCCGCTCGTGATCGGCCTGACCGGTTTCGTCGATTCTGGGGGCGCCGTCGGGCAGGTCTCGCAGTACCTCATCGATGAGCTCGAGCATCGTGATGTCGTGGTCTTCGACAACGACGAGCTGCTCGACTACCGGGCGCGGCGGCCGATTCTGGTCTTCGACGAGACCCGCATCACCGAGTTTCGCCGCCCCGCGCTGACCGTGCGCCTCGCACATGACGAGATCGGTGCGCCCTTTCTGCTGCTCACCGGGTACGAGCCCGATTTTCAGTGGGAGCGCTTCGTCGCTGCCCTGCTCGAGATCATCGAGCGGTATGCCGTGGCGTCGACCACGTGGGTGCACGCCATTCCGATGCCTGTGCCGCACACGCGCGGCATCGGCGTGACCGTGAGCGGCAACCGCGACGAGCTCATCGAGTCACTGTCGGTGTGGCGCCCTCGAACGCAAGTGCCCGGCAACGTGCTGCACCTGCTCGAGCACCGGCTGACGCAAGCGGGCCACCCGACCGCGGGGTTCGTGCTGCTCGTGCCGCACTACCTCGCCGACACCGAGTTTCCGTCGGCCGCAGTGACCGCCCTCGAGAGCATCACGGCCGCGACCGGCATGCTCTTCCCGACCGATCGGCTGCGCGCCGAGGGCCGCGAGTTTCTCGCGCGCATCGAAGACCAGGTCGAAGGCAACACCGAGCTGGCTCGCCTCGTCGGCACGCTCGAAGAGCGGCACGACAGCTACATGGAGGACAACCCGCTGCGGTCTCCGCTGACCGACGAAGACGGCGAGCTTCCGAGTGCCGACGCGATTGCCGCCGAGCTCGAGAAGTTCTTGGCCCATCGCCAGTCGTCAGATGACGAGCCGCGCTGA
- a CDS encoding RNA polymerase sigma factor has translation MATRATSTTTTTAKKTASAAAATAEKPASKTAASKTAAAKTAAPKTAAAKTAAPKNTASKTPATKAPAAKAPAAKKTAAKAPAATSAPTKQSRAKKPTAAAAAGAADDSDEVEIVIDADADEAVEPADTAADDTAESPAADATDDDDDSDDDSGSAGPLPTGAIVISNTDDDEVPVYSTTITGATADPVKDYLKQIGKVPLLNAAEEVELAMRIEAGLFAEEKLSTMSEKEKRTAMGRDLAWVARDGQRAKNHLLGANLRLVVSLAKRYTGRGMQFLDLIQEGNLGLIRAVEKFDYTKGFKFSTYATWWIRQAITRAMADQARTIRIPVHMVEVINKLARVQRQMLQDLGREPTPEELSRELDMTPEKVIEVQKYGREPISLHTPLGEDGDSEFGDLIEDTEAVVPADAVGFTMLQKQLESLLDSLSEREAGVIRMRFGLGDGMPKTLDQIGDTFGVTRERIRQIESKTMAKLRHPSRSQALRDYLE, from the coding sequence ATGGCTACCCGAGCGACCAGCACCACGACCACGACTGCGAAGAAGACTGCCTCGGCCGCGGCCGCCACGGCCGAGAAGCCGGCATCGAAGACCGCAGCGTCGAAGACTGCAGCTGCGAAGACCGCAGCCCCGAAGACTGCTGCTGCGAAGACCGCAGCGCCGAAGAACACGGCATCGAAGACCCCAGCGACGAAAGCCCCAGCGGCGAAGGCTCCCGCGGCGAAGAAGACGGCTGCGAAGGCTCCCGCGGCCACGAGCGCGCCGACGAAGCAGTCGCGCGCCAAGAAGCCCACAGCGGCAGCTGCAGCCGGTGCAGCCGACGACAGCGACGAGGTCGAGATCGTCATCGATGCCGATGCAGACGAGGCCGTCGAGCCCGCAGACACCGCGGCCGACGACACCGCCGAGAGCCCCGCCGCTGATGCGACTGACGATGATGACGACTCTGACGACGACTCGGGCTCAGCTGGTCCGTTGCCGACCGGCGCCATCGTCATCTCGAACACTGACGATGACGAAGTGCCGGTCTATTCGACGACGATCACCGGTGCGACCGCTGACCCGGTCAAGGACTACCTAAAGCAGATCGGCAAGGTTCCGCTGCTGAACGCCGCCGAAGAGGTCGAGCTGGCGATGCGCATCGAGGCAGGGCTCTTCGCCGAGGAGAAGCTCTCGACGATGAGCGAGAAAGAGAAGCGCACCGCCATGGGCCGCGACCTCGCCTGGGTCGCGCGTGACGGCCAGCGCGCCAAGAACCACCTGCTCGGCGCGAACCTGCGTCTCGTCGTGTCGCTCGCCAAGCGCTACACCGGTCGCGGCATGCAGTTTCTCGACCTCATCCAAGAAGGAAACCTCGGTCTGATCAGGGCCGTCGAGAAGTTCGACTACACCAAGGGCTTCAAGTTCTCGACCTACGCCACCTGGTGGATCCGTCAGGCGATCACGCGCGCCATGGCAGACCAGGCCCGCACGATCCGTATTCCCGTGCACATGGTCGAGGTCATCAACAAGCTCGCCCGAGTGCAGCGGCAGATGCTGCAAGACCTCGGCCGCGAGCCCACGCCCGAAGAGCTGTCGCGCGAACTCGACATGACTCCCGAGAAGGTCATCGAGGTTCAGAAGTACGGCCGCGAGCCCATCTCGCTGCACACACCCCTCGGTGAAGACGGCGACAGCGAGTTCGGTGACCTCATCGAAGACACCGAGGCTGTCGTGCCGGCCGACGCAGTCGGCTTCACGATGCTGCAGAAGCAGCTCGAGAGCCTGCTCGACTCGCTGTCTGAGCGCGAAGCAGGCGTGATCCGCATGCGGTTCGGCCTCGGCGACGGCATGCCCAAAACCCTCGATCAGATCGGCGACACCTTCGGTGTCACGCGCGAGCGGATACGGCAGATCGAGTCGAAGACGATGGCCAAGCTGCGCCACCCCTCGCGGTCGCAGGCCCTGCGCGACTACCTCGAGTAG
- a CDS encoding MurT ligase domain-containing protein has translation MRIRLAVIVGRVVRALARLRGGGSAIPGNIALRIAPGFLEHALGSMALGVVFVTGSNGKSTTTNMLVAVLRAHGMRVFTNPSGANLPQGIASALLATVPLDGRVRDDLAVLEVDEAYGVGLAERLAPTDVLLLNLQIDQLNRFHEPDRVYRMLEQIAARARRRLIVNAADPNTADLGRGARADQQVVVFDVAPAALAASPHGVAPAPRLTSGAGETLPDAEVVVESTAGSAAVLTVDGERASVALPSRGLHYAVDAAGAIATARSLLGDRFSIETASTALGSLETVYGRGEVLDAKGQAIELVMMKNPPSLQLNLDSLGRVPQCVMIAVDEGTPDPSWIYDTDLSMLDHVDVVTGTKAHQWATRLAYAGIPVGTVIEDFRTAVDAFLSLDTPDDGPKVGIVNYELMMELRLMMGYLDLEGGS, from the coding sequence GTGCGCATCCGTCTCGCGGTGATCGTCGGCCGCGTCGTGCGTGCACTCGCGCGGCTGCGCGGAGGCGGCTCGGCGATACCGGGCAACATCGCGTTGCGCATCGCGCCGGGATTTCTCGAGCACGCTCTCGGATCGATGGCGCTCGGAGTGGTGTTCGTCACCGGTTCGAACGGCAAGTCGACGACCACCAACATGCTCGTGGCCGTGCTGCGTGCACACGGTATGCGGGTGTTCACGAACCCCAGCGGGGCGAACCTTCCGCAGGGAATCGCATCAGCGCTGCTGGCGACCGTGCCGCTCGACGGCAGGGTGCGCGACGATCTGGCAGTGCTCGAAGTCGACGAGGCGTACGGCGTCGGTCTCGCCGAGCGGCTGGCGCCGACCGACGTGCTGCTGCTCAACCTGCAGATCGATCAGCTCAACCGCTTTCACGAACCCGACCGCGTCTACCGCATGCTCGAGCAGATCGCCGCCCGTGCGCGTCGACGACTGATCGTCAATGCGGCCGACCCGAACACGGCCGACCTCGGCCGCGGTGCTCGCGCAGACCAGCAGGTCGTCGTGTTCGACGTCGCACCCGCCGCGCTCGCGGCGAGCCCGCACGGTGTCGCACCGGCTCCGAGGCTGACGAGCGGCGCAGGTGAGACTCTGCCCGACGCCGAGGTCGTGGTCGAGAGCACCGCGGGCAGTGCGGCTGTGCTCACCGTCGACGGTGAGCGGGCATCCGTCGCCTTGCCGTCACGCGGGCTGCACTATGCGGTGGATGCTGCCGGCGCGATCGCGACCGCGCGCAGTCTGCTGGGCGATCGGTTCTCGATCGAGACGGCGAGCACAGCGCTCGGCTCACTGGAGACCGTCTACGGACGCGGCGAGGTGCTCGACGCGAAGGGCCAGGCCATCGAGCTCGTCATGATGAAGAACCCGCCGAGCCTGCAGCTCAACCTCGATTCACTCGGGCGCGTGCCCCAGTGCGTCATGATCGCCGTCGACGAGGGCACGCCCGACCCCTCGTGGATCTACGACACCGATCTCTCGATGCTCGACCATGTCGACGTTGTCACCGGAACGAAGGCCCACCAGTGGGCGACGAGGCTTGCGTACGCCGGCATTCCTGTCGGCACGGTCATCGAAGACTTCCGCACGGCGGTCGACGCCTTCCTCTCCCTCGACACCCCGGACGACGGCCCGAAGGTGGGCATCGTCAACTACGAGCTCATGATGGAGCTGCGCCTCATGATGGGGTATCTCGATCTGGAGGGCGGCTCGTGA
- a CDS encoding cobyric acid synthase yields MTALRILHLYPHELGINGDAGNVLALRRRLEWRGIEAEVLLCGTGDPLPVDVDLVHIGSGPASARDAVLPDALRHRDALAAWADDGVPMIGIGAGFHLLSRSIETRDGSRRAALDVLPVVIRDRERRAVGEVLAEPSGGHRMAGYLNHGASVMRDDGVPLATLDHRSRSSAIHDDADRYEGVRIGSRIGTHLHGPILPMNPFIADELLAGALARRGETLPDRDERTVAADEHARLSRAAIARRLGAAGVEV; encoded by the coding sequence GTGACCGCTCTGCGCATACTGCACCTCTACCCGCACGAGCTCGGCATCAACGGTGACGCAGGCAACGTGCTCGCACTGCGACGCAGGCTCGAGTGGAGAGGCATCGAGGCCGAGGTGCTGCTCTGCGGCACCGGCGACCCCCTGCCTGTCGACGTCGACCTCGTGCACATCGGCAGCGGCCCCGCATCAGCGCGAGACGCGGTGCTGCCCGACGCGCTGCGTCACCGAGATGCACTCGCCGCCTGGGCAGACGATGGGGTGCCGATGATCGGCATCGGTGCCGGCTTCCATCTGCTGAGCCGATCGATCGAGACTCGTGACGGCTCCCGACGCGCAGCCCTCGACGTGCTGCCGGTCGTCATTCGCGATCGAGAGCGGCGAGCAGTGGGCGAAGTGCTCGCCGAGCCGAGCGGCGGGCATCGCATGGCCGGCTACCTGAATCACGGCGCGAGCGTGATGCGCGACGACGGCGTGCCGCTCGCCACGCTCGATCATCGATCGCGGTCAAGCGCCATCCACGACGACGCCGACCGGTACGAAGGCGTGCGCATCGGATCTCGCATCGGCACGCACCTGCACGGCCCGATCCTGCCGATGAACCCGTTCATCGCCGACGAGCTGCTCGCCGGCGCACTCGCGCGCAGGGGCGAGACCCTGCCTGACCGCGACGAGCGGACGGTCGCGGCAGACGAGCACGCTCGACTGTCGCGCGCCGCGATCGCCCGACGGCTCGGTGCGGCCGGCGTCGAGGTCTGA
- a CDS encoding alanine racemase: MSAIAVIDHAAFAHNVSMLTARAAPAEVMLAVKADAYGHGMLDLAATALAAGARSLAVLEIPAALALRAAAVECPLFAWLHGAESDFAAAITARVDLGVSSLHELDRIAAAATGSLPARVHLKIDTGLHRNGALPEQWAALVTAARAHAAAGRIVIEGIWSHLADTSVDADDAALTAFARALAEAAELGVTARVRHIAASSAGWREPRARYDLVRFGIAAYGISPFDEHTGHDLGLRAVMTLRTTLLDSPAPAGRRWIAAGWADGVPLGATGADVSIGGVRYAVETVEVDRTLIVAPPDDTDTLDSQVVTIFGEPGAGEPSAEDWARSSGTIGDEIVTGVPPRVPRHHDRSGLARR; the protein is encoded by the coding sequence GTGAGCGCCATCGCCGTCATCGACCACGCCGCATTCGCGCACAATGTCTCGATGCTCACGGCTCGAGCCGCTCCTGCAGAGGTCATGCTCGCCGTCAAGGCAGACGCCTACGGGCACGGCATGCTCGACCTCGCGGCCACAGCCCTCGCTGCTGGCGCCCGCTCGCTCGCAGTGCTCGAGATTCCTGCAGCGCTTGCGCTGCGCGCGGCGGCCGTCGAATGCCCGCTCTTCGCCTGGCTGCACGGAGCCGAGAGCGACTTCGCTGCGGCGATCACGGCACGGGTCGATCTCGGTGTGTCGAGCCTGCACGAGCTCGATCGCATCGCCGCAGCAGCCACCGGCAGTCTCCCCGCACGGGTGCATCTGAAGATCGACACCGGTCTGCACCGCAACGGTGCGCTTCCCGAGCAGTGGGCGGCGCTCGTGACTGCCGCGCGCGCGCACGCCGCCGCTGGCCGCATCGTCATCGAGGGCATCTGGTCGCACCTCGCCGACACCTCGGTCGACGCCGACGACGCCGCGCTCACCGCCTTCGCACGGGCCCTGGCCGAGGCCGCCGAGCTCGGAGTCACCGCGCGCGTGCGGCACATCGCCGCGAGTTCTGCCGGGTGGCGTGAACCCCGCGCCCGCTACGACCTCGTGCGATTCGGCATCGCCGCCTACGGCATCTCGCCCTTCGATGAGCACACGGGCCACGATCTCGGGCTGCGTGCAGTCATGACCCTGCGAACGACGCTGCTCGACTCCCCCGCCCCTGCAGGGCGCCGCTGGATCGCCGCGGGCTGGGCAGACGGCGTTCCGCTCGGTGCCACAGGCGCAGACGTGTCGATCGGCGGCGTTCGATACGCGGTCGAGACCGTCGAGGTCGACAGAACGCTCATCGTCGCTCCCCCTGACGACACCGACACCCTCGATTCTCAGGTGGTCACGATCTTCGGAGAACCGGGGGCGGGCGAACCGAGCGCCGAAGACTGGGCCCGCAGCAGCGGCACCATCGGCGACGAGATCGTCACGGGCGTGCCGCCGCGGGTGCCTCGCCACCACGACCGCTCAGGTCTCGCGCGCCGCTGA
- a CDS encoding alanine racemase, translating into MSAAPELPGVRRVARLSRRALNQALAQRDWRGADAPAIDLRADAYGHGAAAIEAAARAHGASRFTRDGDAPPAEAPSRVIYGFDGGHEPLMTLEGEVIAVKRVPASTPVSYGYTYVTAHESTLALIALGYADGVPRSASNRASVRIGNARGVIAGRIAMDQLVVDLAHSTAAVGDPAVLWNDSGSLAAWCTATGRTADQLTARLGSRVARIWSDE; encoded by the coding sequence ATGAGCGCGGCGCCTGAGCTCCCTGGCGTGCGCCGGGTCGCGCGCCTCTCTCGACGAGCGCTTAATCAAGCGCTTGCACAGCGCGACTGGCGCGGAGCCGATGCGCCCGCGATCGACCTGCGCGCTGATGCGTACGGGCACGGGGCCGCTGCGATCGAGGCCGCCGCTCGAGCCCATGGTGCTTCGCGCTTCACACGCGACGGCGACGCGCCTCCTGCCGAGGCCCCGTCGAGAGTGATCTACGGGTTCGACGGTGGTCACGAGCCGCTGATGACCCTCGAGGGCGAAGTGATCGCCGTGAAGAGAGTGCCGGCGAGCACCCCCGTGTCGTACGGGTACACCTACGTCACGGCGCACGAATCGACCCTCGCGCTGATCGCTCTCGGCTATGCAGATGGAGTGCCGCGCAGCGCCTCCAATCGCGCCAGCGTTCGCATCGGCAACGCACGAGGGGTGATCGCCGGTCGCATCGCGATGGACCAGCTCGTCGTCGACCTTGCCCACTCGACTGCGGCGGTCGGTGACCCGGCTGTGCTCTGGAATGACAGCGGCAGCCTGGCTGCCTGGTGCACGGCGACGGGCCGCACGGCCGACCAGTTGACGGCGCGCCTGGGGTCGCGCGTCGCGCGCATCTGGAGTGACGAGTGA